Within Actinosynnema pretiosum, the genomic segment ACGACCCGTCGGTCGTGAACCACGGCATCGACAGCGCGTAGCGGCAGTCCTCGTACAGCAGGAGGTCGCCCTCGAAGTTCCTGAGGCTGTACGCGCAGAAGTTGTAGTAAGGGCAAGCGATCGCCCGTTCGTCCGGCCCAGCGAGCAGCAGCTCCACGCCCGGCGCCTCGATCCGGTCCGGCGCCACCCGCACGGCGTCGGGGCCGAGTGTCACCAGGTACGCCTCGGCTCTCGCTCGCAGGTCTCGCGCCTCGGCCGCCCCTGCCGTGCCGGGGAGCAGGGAGGCGATCAGGGCCAGAGCGGACAGCAGGCCGAGCGCCACCGCGATCAAGCGCTTGTGCTCCGCCACAGGTTCTCCTCCACCGTCGTGGCCCGCCTCGGTGACGGGTCCGGTGGACACGATGGGGCACCGGGTCGCCGCGATCCCGCCGCGTTTCGGCAATCGGCTGGTCAGCGGTCGTGCGGCGGCGGTGGGGAGGAGTAGGAACCGGGGCGGGGGTGGGGTCGTGTCGGTGGAGCTGCGCGTGCTCGGGCAGGTCGAGGTGCGGGTGAACGGCCGGGTGGTGCCGGTGGGGCACGCGCGGCAGCGGTGCGTGCTCGTGGCGCTGGTGGTGGAGGCGAACCGGGTGGTCCCGGTGGAGCGGCTGCTGGAGCGGGTGTGGGCGGATCGGGCTCCGCACAGAGCCCGGCAGGTGGTGGGCAACTACGTGTCGCGGTTGCGGCGCGCGCTGGCGGGTGAGGTGGTGATCGCGAGCCGGGGCGGCGGGTACGCGCTGGAGGTGGACCCGGACCTGGTCGACCTGCACCGGTTCCGGCGGCTCGTCGCGCGGGCGCGCGGCGGGGAGGTCGACGGGCTGGCCCTGCTGGAGGAGGCGGTCGGGTTGTGGCGCGGGGAGGCGTTCGGCGGGGTGGACACGCCGTGGATCGCCGCCGCCCGCGAAGGCCTGGAGCGGGAGCGGTTGGCCGCCGAGCTCGACCGCGTGGACCTGGCGCTCGCGCACGGCGGGCGGGGGGTGTCGTGCGCCGAGCTGGCCGAGCGGGCGGACGCGCACCCCTTGGACGAACGGGTCGCCGGGCAGCTGATGCTCGCCCTGTACCGCGATGGGCGCCAGGCCGAGGCGCTGCGGCGGTTCGACGGCATCCGCGCGCGGCTCGCCGACGAGGTCGGCGTCGATCCGGGGCGCCGGTTGCGCGAGCTGCACCTGCGGATGCTCGCCACCGATCGCGCGCTGGACGCGCCTGCCGCGCCGGACGTGCCCCGGCAACTGCCCGCGTCCCCGGTGCTCGCCGGACGCGTCGCCGAGCTGGCGCTGCTCGACCGGGCGCTCGCGGGAGCCTCCGGCACGCTGCTCGTCTCGGCGATCGGCGGTGCGGGCGGGATCGGCAAGACCTGGCTGGCGCTGGCGTGGGCGCACCGCCACCTGGACGAGTTCCCCGACGGGCAGCTCTTCGTGGACCTGCGCGGGTTCAGCCCCTCGGCGGAGCCGGTCGCCCCGGACGTGGTGGTGCGCGGTTTCCTCGACGCGCTCGGCGTGGCGCCAGGCCGGGCGCCCGCCGACCCGGACGCGCGGGCCGCGCTGTACCGGAGCCTGGTCGCCGGGCGGCGGGTGCTGGTCGTGCTGGACAACGCGGCCACCGCCGAGCAGGTCGTCCCGCTGCTGCCGGGCAGCCCGAGCTGCGCGGTGCTGGTCACCTGCCGCCCCGCGCTCGCCTCCCTGATCGACCGGCACGGCGCCCGGCACCTCGCGCTGGGCGTGCTGGGCCGCGCCGACGCCAGGGCCCTGCTGGCCGCGCGCGTGGGCGCCGAGCGGGCCGCCGCCGAGGCCGAGGCCGTCGACGGGCTGGTCGAGCTGTGCGGCGGGCACCCGCTGGCCCTGTCGATCACCGCGCGCAATGCCGCCACCCGCCCGCTGGCCGAGGTGGAGGCGGAACTGCGGGAGCTGGGGCTCGGGGCGCTCGCCCACGGCACCGACCCGGCCGCCAGCCTGCCCTCGGTCCTCTCCTGGTCCCTGCGCGGGCTCACCGATCACCAGCGCACCGCGTTCGCCCTGCTCGGCGCGGCCCCCGGCCCGGACACCGCCACGCCCGCCGCCGCCGCGCTCCTCGACCTCCCGCCGGTCCACGCGCGCGAGGTCCTCACCGCGCTGGTGGAGGCGTCCCTGCTCGACCGGCGGCCGGGCGGTCGGTACGCGATGCACGACCTGGTGCGCGGCTACGCGCACGTCCTCGCCCGCGACCTGCCCGAGGACGTGCGCGGCCCTGCGCTGGCGCGGGTGTTGGACTTCCACGTGCACACCGCGTTCGCCGCCGACCGCCTGCTGGACCCGCACCGCCCGCTCGTGCGCCCCGACCCGCCCGCCCCCGGCGCGGACCCGCTGCCGCTGCCCGACGCCGAGACCGCCACGGCCTGGCTGCGCGCCGAGCACCCCACCCTGCTGGCTGCCCAGCGCGCGGCGGCCGACCTCGGCCACCACCACGCGGTCTGGCACCTCGCCCGCGCGCTGGACACCTTCCACCGCAGGCAGGGCCGCCGCGACGACGCGCTCGCCGCGTGGCGGGCCGCGCTCACCGCCGCCGGGCGCCTGCCGGACCCCTCCGCGCGCAGCCGCGCCCACCGCAACCTCGGCCGCGCCTGCGCGCGCGTCGGCCTGCACGGGCAAGCCGCCTGGCACCTGGAGCGGGCGCTCGCCCTGGCCGTGCGCCACCACGACCTGGCCGAGCAGGCGCACACCCACCAGCAGCTCGCGATCGCCGGGGGCCAGCGGGGCGAGGAGCGGTGGGCGGTGGCGCAGGCCGAGCGGGCCGCCGACCTCTACCGCGCACTCGGGCAGCCGGTGTGGGAGGGGGACGCGCTCAACGTGGCGGGCTGGTTCGCCGCCCTGCTGGGGGAGCTCGACGTCGCGCGCGGGCACTGCGCCGCCGCGCTCGCCCTGTTCCGCCGCCACCACCACCCGGACGGCGAGGCCGCCGCCCTGGACAGCCTCGCGCTGGTCACCCACCGCGCGGGCGACCACCGGGCGGCCGTCGAGCACTACCGGCGGGCCCTCGCGCTGTTCCGCGAGCGCGGCGACACCTACGAGGTCGCGAACACCCTCGACCGCGCGGGCCACCCGCACGTCGCGCTGGGGCGGTGCGACCGGGCCCGCGAGGTCTGGCGGGAAGCCGAGCGGCTGTACCGGGAGCAGGGGCGGGCCGAGGACGTCGAGCGGGTCGTGCGGCAGCTCGACGCCCTCGGCGGGTGCTGACCCCGGCGCCTCACGGGTTCGGGAAGCCCTTGGCCACCGCGATGTTGCCCGACAGCCGCTCGCCCGCCTCGTAGATCATGTACTCCACGCCGCCGTCGCTGCCGAACGCCGGGGCCGCGCACCGGCCGTTGTCCGGGAAGCCCGGCAGCGGCGCGTTGAACACGCCCATGTGCCTGCGCTTGGTGAAGTCCTTGCCGACCTCGGTGATGCGCATCGTGCCGCCGGACGCCTTGTCGCAGTGGTAGATCACGTACGTGGTGCCGTTGCGCTCGACCACGGCGGGCGCGC encodes:
- a CDS encoding AfsR/SARP family transcriptional regulator; the protein is MSVELRVLGQVEVRVNGRVVPVGHARQRCVLVALVVEANRVVPVERLLERVWADRAPHRARQVVGNYVSRLRRALAGEVVIASRGGGYALEVDPDLVDLHRFRRLVARARGGEVDGLALLEEAVGLWRGEAFGGVDTPWIAAAREGLERERLAAELDRVDLALAHGGRGVSCAELAERADAHPLDERVAGQLMLALYRDGRQAEALRRFDGIRARLADEVGVDPGRRLRELHLRMLATDRALDAPAAPDVPRQLPASPVLAGRVAELALLDRALAGASGTLLVSAIGGAGGIGKTWLALAWAHRHLDEFPDGQLFVDLRGFSPSAEPVAPDVVVRGFLDALGVAPGRAPADPDARAALYRSLVAGRRVLVVLDNAATAEQVVPLLPGSPSCAVLVTCRPALASLIDRHGARHLALGVLGRADARALLAARVGAERAAAEAEAVDGLVELCGGHPLALSITARNAATRPLAEVEAELRELGLGALAHGTDPAASLPSVLSWSLRGLTDHQRTAFALLGAAPGPDTATPAAAALLDLPPVHAREVLTALVEASLLDRRPGGRYAMHDLVRGYAHVLARDLPEDVRGPALARVLDFHVHTAFAADRLLDPHRPLVRPDPPAPGADPLPLPDAETATAWLRAEHPTLLAAQRAAADLGHHHAVWHLARALDTFHRRQGRRDDALAAWRAALTAAGRLPDPSARSRAHRNLGRACARVGLHGQAAWHLERALALAVRHHDLAEQAHTHQQLAIAGGQRGEERWAVAQAERAADLYRALGQPVWEGDALNVAGWFAALLGELDVARGHCAAALALFRRHHHPDGEAAALDSLALVTHRAGDHRAAVEHYRRALALFRERGDTYEVANTLDRAGHPHVALGRCDRAREVWREAERLYREQGRAEDVERVVRQLDALGGC